The Jiangella sp. DSM 45060 genome contains the following window.
CACGATCGGCCCGACGACCATGACCGGACGGTGCATGGCGTGCAGCGCGGCGACCTCGTCGGCGTCCAGCGGCAGGCTCATGATGAGCAGGCCGTCGGCCCGCTTGCGCAGCAGCTGGGTGTCGAAGACCTTGCGCCGGTTGGTCTCGACCTCGGACAGGTCGTAGCGCAGGACGTCGTAGCCGTGCTGTGCCAGCACCTCCTGCGCGCCCTCGAGGACGGCGGTGAAGTACCAGCCGCGGGCCACCGGCGACACGACGGCGACGGCGCCCGTGCGGCCGGTGGGCAGACCGGCCGCGCTGGGCGACGCGACGTAGCCCAGCTCGGCCGCGATGTCCTGCACGAGCTGCCGGGTGGCGGCGGACACCCCCGGCAGCCCGCGCAGGGCACGCGACACCGTCGCCACCGAGACCCCGGCCCTGGCGGCGACGTCGACGATTCCGGTCATCGCTGAGTTCTCTCGGCCGCGGAGTCGTCCAGGGTCACCCCTTGACGCTACCCGCGAGCAATCCTCGGACGAAGTAGCGCTGGAGTGAGAGGAACACGATCACCGGGATGATCATGGAGATGAACGCGCCCGCCGTCAGCAGGTGCCACTCCGTGCCCTGGCTGCCGGCCAGCTCGGCGATGCGCGCCGTCAGCGGCGCCACGTCGCGAGTGCCGCCGACCATGGTGACCGCCACCAGCAGGTCGTTCCAGACCCAGAGGAACTGGAAGATGCCGAACGCGGCGATGGCCGGAGTGACCAGCGGCAGCATGATCCGCAGGAAGATCGTGACGTGTCCGGCGCCGTCGACGCGAGCCGCCTCGACCAGCTCCGCCGGGACCTCCTTGAAGAAGTTGTGCAGCAGGAAGATCGCCAGCGGCAGCGCGAAGATCGTGTGCGAGATCCACAGCGGCCAGAACGAGCCCCCGCCGTGCAGGCCGGAGTCGACGTAGAGCCGCAGCAGCGGGATCAGCGCGATCTGCAGCGGCACGATCTGCAGCGCGAACACCGCGACGAACACCGTGTCCCGGTACGGGAACTTCATCCACGCGAACGCGTACGCCGCGAGGCAGGCGAGGGTCACCGGGATGACCACCGACGGGATCGTGATGACGATCGAGTTGATGAAGTACGTCGACAGCGCCGTCTGGCCGTAGAGCACCTCGTCGTAGTTGGCCAGCGTCAACTCCGGGTTGGTGAACCAAGTCCACCAGCCGGTGGTCTTCAGCGACTGCTCCGGCCGCAGCGATGACAGCAGCAGGCCGAACGTCGGGATGGTCCAGAGCACGGCGATGACCAGCGCGGCCAACGACGCCCAGCGCGACGTCAGCCGCTTCCGCGCCCGCCCGGAGATGGTGGCCGGCTCGAGTCCGGCCAGTTCCTCCTGGACGGCCGGGGTCGGGATGACGGCGCTCATCGGTACTCCGCCTTTCGCATCTGCCGGACGTTGTAGACGACGATCGGCACCACCAGGACGAACAGCACGACGGCCAGCGCGGACGCGATACCGGTGTTCAGCGTGCGGAAGCCCTGCGTGTAGAACTCGTACGAGATGACGCTGGTCCCGAACTGCCCGCCGGTCATCGTGCGGACGATGTCGAAGACCTTGAGCGTGCCGATCGCGATGGTCGTCAGCACCACCACGAGCGCCGGGCGGATGCTCGGCACCGTGATGTAGCGGAACATCCGCACGCCGGTCAGGCCGTCGAGCTGGGCCGCCTCGGTGATGTCGGCCGGGATGGCCTTGATGGCCGCCGCCAGCACCGTCATGGCGAACCCGGCCTGGACCCAGACCATGATCACGATGAGGAAGAGCGTGTTCCACGGTTCGCCGATGAGGAACTGCCGTGGTTCGGCGCCGAGCCAGACGAGCACCTGGTTCAGCAGGCCGATCTGCTCGATGCCCTGCTGGTCCGGCCGGTACTCGTAGACGAACTTCCAGATGATCGACGCGCCGACCAGCGAGATGGCCATGGGCAGGAAGATGACCGCCTTGGCAGCGGCCTCGACCCGGCTGCGGTCGACCAGCACCGCGTAGACCAGCCCGATGAACGTCGAGAGGATCGGCGTCAGGAACACCCAGATCGCGGTGTTGCGCAGCACCGTGAGCATGGCGTCGTTGGTGAAGACGAACTCGTAGTTGTCCAGCCCGACGAACGCGTCACTCGTGCGGTCGAAGAACGACTGGTACGTGGTGCGGATGGCCGGGTAGACCAGCCCGACCGCCAGGAGCAGCAGGGCCGGCAGCACGAAGGCCAGCGACTGCCACAGGTCGGCCCGCCGCCGGACCCTGCCGGTGACCAGCAGGATCAGCCCCATCAGCGCGACGAACAGGGCGATCGCGAGGGCCATCTGCACGAGCTTCTCGGAATTGTCCACGTGTCACCACCTCGAAACGGGAGGACAGGGAGGGGTGGGCGAGCGGGGGATCCCCCGCTCGCCCACCTGTCATCCCTTACGGCCAGGCGTCCTCGATGGCGTCGACCGTCTCCTGCGTTTCGGCGCCGGTGATCCAGTTGACCATCCCGGTCCAGAACGCGACGGTCCCGACCTCGGCCGGCATCAGGTCCGACGCGTCGAACCCGAAGACCGCCTCGGGGTCCTGGATGATCTCGGCCGACAGCTGGTTGACCGGGCTGTCGTAGGCGTCGATCGGCACCGTGCGGTTGGCCGACACGAAGTTGCCCTTGGCCGCCCGCTCGGCGTGCCAGTGGTCCGTGGACAGGTACGTCTGGAAGGCCTGGACCTCCGGACGCTCCGTGAACGCCGCGACGAACTCGCCGCCGCCCAGCACCGGGTTGCCGTGCTCGGGGTTGATGCCCGGCAGGTAGAACGCGTACACGTCGCCGTCCTCGGCCACCTCGACGCCCTCACCCCAGTTGGCCTGGTAGAACGAGGCCTGACGGTGCATCCAGCAGTTGCCCTGCAGGATCGGCAGGCCGCCGTCCTCGAACCGCGTGGTGGCGATGCTGCTGACGTCGCCCAGGCCGCCGTTGACGTACTGGTCGTTCTTGAGGATCTCGGCGACCGTGTCGAACGCCTCGGCCACCTGCGGGTCGTTGAACGGGATTTCGTGGTTGTACCACTGCCGGTAGGCGTCGATGCCCGCCGTGCGGAGCATGACCTCCTCGACCCAGTCGGTGCCGGGCCAGCCGGTGGCGTCGCCGGAGCCGAAGCCGGCGCACCAGGGCATGCCGCCGTCGGCCACGATCTGGTCCGAGAGCGCGATCAGGTCGTCCCAGGTCTCCGGGATCTCGTAGCCCGCCTCCTCGAACGCCGACGGCGAGTACCAGACGAACGACTTGACGTTCGCGCCGAACGGCGTGCCGTAGTAGGTGCCGTCGACGGTGCCGTAGTCGACCCATGCCGGGTCGAATGAGGCCTCGACGTTGGCCCGGGCCTCGTCGGGCACCGGGATGATGGCGTCGTAGTCGCGGACCAGCGTGGCCATCAGACCCGGCTGCGGGATGATCGCGAGGTCGGGCGGCGAGCCGCCCTGGACGCGCACCGGCAGCTGCGCCTCGAACTCGTCCGAGCCCTCGTAGACGACCGTCATGCCGGTGCACTCCTCGAACGCGTCGAACGACGCCTCGAGCGGCGCGTCCTCCGGCGCGACGATGGTGCTGTAGACGGTCACCGAGGTGCCTTCGAGCCCCGTGAAGTCCTCCGCGAAGGCGCAGTCGCCGCCGCCTCCGGTCTCACCGCCGCCCCCAGCGGTGTCGTCGTCGCCGTCGTCGCCCCCGCACGCGGCCAGGACGAGCGACACGCTCGCAGCGAGGCCGACAGCCGCCCAGCCCTTGCGGGCGCTGCTCATCGCCATGTGTCTGTCTCCCTCCCAGAAGGGATCGGTCCGAGCACCTGCCGCTCGAATCCCAATGCATGTTCCAGTGCCTGAACGAAAACGTTTACGCTCGAAAATTGCAAGAGCCCATCGGCAACTTCGCCGTAACGATTACGTCACGCCGCTCCGGCGCATGTGAGATGTGACACGGACGGCTCAGGCGTGCCTGCGCGCGGCGACCACCCGGAACCGCGAGGCCACGAACGCGGCGTCGGTGAGGGTCGCGTTGGCGGCGGGGTTGGCGCCGGTGCCGTGGAAGTCGGAGAACGCGGCCGACTGGTTGACGAAGACGCCGCCGGTGAGGTTGATCGACAACGGCACGGCGGCCTCGACGGCGGCCTGCTCGGCGGCGTCGAGCACGGCCGGGTCGGTGGAGTAGACCGACGCCGTCATGCCGCCGTGCTCGCGGACGGACGACGCGAAGCGGTCCAGCGCCTGGGCGGTGGAGTCGGCGGCGATGAGGAACGAGACCGGGCCGAAGCACTCGGCCGAGTAGCGGTCCTGGTCGGCGATGTCGACGGCGACGACGGCGGGCGTGCGGACGGTGGCCTCGGGCCAGGCCGGGTGCTGGATGGTGCGGGCGGCCAGGACGACGTCGGTGTCGCCGGCCGTGGCGTCGACGCGGTCGCGGACGCCGTCGTTGACCACCGCGCCGAGGATCTCGACCGCGCGCGCGTCGTCGCCGAGCAGCTTGTCGATGGCCCCGGCCAGCGCCTGGCCGAACCCGTCGAACGTCACCCTGCCCTGGTCGGTGAGGACACCGTCGCGCGGGACGAACACGTTCTGCGGCGCCGTGCACATCTGCCCGGTGTAGAGGCTGAGCGAGAACGCGAGGTTGTTCACCAGGCCCTGAAGGTCGTCGGTGGAGTCGACGACGACGGTGTTCAGCCCGGCCTTCTCGGTGAACACGACGGCCTGGCGGGCGTGCTGCTCGAGCCATTCCCCGAACGCCGTGGAGCCGGTGAAGTCGATGACGCGCACCTCGGGCCGGACGGCGAGCACCGCGGCCAGGCGGTCGGCCGGGTCCTCGGCAGCCAGCGTGACGAGGTCGGGGTCGAAGCCGTACTCCTCGAGCACCTCGCGGATCGTCCGCACGGTGATGGCCAGCGGCAGGACGGCGCTGGGGTGCGGCTTGACGACGACGGCGTTGCCGGTGGCCAGCGACGCGAACAGGCCGGGCCAGGAGTTCCAGGTCGGGAACGTGTTGCAGCCGATGACCAGCGCGACGCCGCGGGGCACCACGTGGAAGGTCTTCGTCATACGCAGCGGCTCGCCCTTGGCCGGCTTTTCCCACAGCACCTCGCCGGGGATGCGGGCCTGCTCGGCGTGCGCGTACGCCACCGCCTCCAGCGCGCGGTCCAGTGCGTGCGCGCCACCGGCCTGGAAGGCCATGACGAACGCCTGGCCGGAGGTGTGCATGACCGCCTGGGCCAGCTCGAAGATGCGTCCGTGCAGCCGCGACAGCACCTCGAGGCAGACGGCCGCGCGGCCGTCGGCGCCGGCGTCGCGCCAGGCCGGGATGGCCGCCTGGGCCGCGCCCAGCAGCGTCGAGACCGCGTCGTCGGTGGCCGGCACCCGCGGGTAGCGAACGCCGAGCTCGGGCCCGAACGGGCTGGTCTCGGTGGCGACGGTGCCGTCGGCGCCGGGCGTGCGCAGCGGGAAGTCGGCGCCGAGGTGCGCCTCGTGCGCGGCCTGCCCCTCGGCGGCCGCGGTCTCGCCGTACACTCGCGGACTCGGCGACTCGGGATAGGCGGAGAAGAACGTCCGCTCGCCGATGGCGGCCTCGGCCCGGCCGAGGAGGTCGCGGTGCCGATCGATCAGACTGCCCAGCGCCATCGCGGGACCTCCACAGCATGTGACAAACTATCGCCCAGTTGGCTCCACTCTGTCACAGCCACCCGCCGCCCGTCCATGAGGGGAGACACTCGAAGCATGGACGCGATCGCACGTTCGGTGCCCGTCGGCGTCATCGGGGCCGGGACCATGGGCGCCGGCATCGCCCAGGTGGCCGCGGCCGCCGGGCACGAGGTGCGGGTGTACGACGCGGCCCGCGGCGCCGCCGAGGCCGCCGTCGACGCGGTCTTCCAGCGGCTGGCCCGCGCCGTCGACAAGGGCCGGCTGCTCGCCGAGGAGGCCGAGGACGCCGCGAGCCGGCTGCACGCCGTCACCACGCTGGACGACCTCGCCGGCTGTGGCCTGGTGATCGAGGCCGTCGTCGAGGACCTCGAGGTCAAGCGGGCGCTGTTCACCGGGCTGGAGGCGGTCTGCGGGCCCGACGCGGTGCTGACCACGAACACGTCGTCGCTGTCGGTCGACGCGATCGCCGCCGAGCTGGCCCACCCGGGCCGCTTCGCCGGACTGCATTTCTTCAACCCCGCGCCGCTGCTGCCGCTGGTCGAGGTGGTCAGCGGGGCGCACACCGACGCCGCGGTGGCCGACGTCCTGGTGGCCACCGCGCGAGCCTGGGGCAAGACGCCGGTGCGGGCCGCGTCGACGCCTGGCTTCATCGTCAACCGGGTGGCCCGGCCGTTCTACGGCGAGGCGTTCCGGCTGCTGGAGTCGGGCCGGGTCGACGCCGCGACGGTCGACGCGCTGCTGCGCGAGTCCGGCGGCTTCCGGATGGGCCCGTTCGAACTGGCCGACCTCATCGGCCACGACGTCAACCTCGCGGTCAGCCGGTCAGTGTGGGAGGCGTTCGGCCGCGACCCGCGCTTCACGCCGTCGGTGCTGCAGGAGCGGCTGGTCGCCGACGGGCGGCTGGGCCGCAAGAGCGGCGGCGGCATCTACCCCGCCGACGAGCCGCCCCCGGCGCCGCCGACCGCCGACCCCGTCACCGCCGCCCCGGACACGTGGGCCGGGGCCGGTGAGCTCGACCCGTCCGCACCGGGCTGGAGCGTGGGCAACGGCGACGTCGAGCTGCGACCGGCCGACGGCCGCACCGCGGCGCAGCACACCGGCGGCGGACCGCGCACCGTCGTGCTGGTCGACCTCGCCCTGGACCGGTCGCCGGCGCGGGTCGGCGTCGCCGCACCCGAGCACGCGCCGAAGGAGCACGTCGAGGCCGCCGTCGGGTTCCTGCAGAGCCGTGGGTTCGCCGTGACGCTGCTGCCCGACCTCCCCGGCCTGGTGGTGGCCCGGACGGTGGCGACGCTCGCCGCGGCGGCCGCCGACGCCGTCGACTCCGGGGTCGCGACCGCAGACGACGTCGACACGGCGATGCGCCTGGGCACCAACTACCCGCGCGGGCCGTACGAGTGGGGCACGGCGCTGGGCTGGGACTGGGTCACCGGCGTGCTGGACGCGCTGGCCGCCACCGCCGACGACCCCGGCCGGTACCGCGTCTCGGCGCGGCTGCGCGATCGCGCCTCGGCCCGCGACCACCGCCGCCACGACCTCGCCCGGCGCGCCGCCGAGGCGATGCTGGCCGGCGACGCCGCCTCGCGGGAGCTCGGCATGACGCTCGACGACATCGAGCCCGGCGCCGCCCGCGTCAGCATGCGGGTGCGCGCCGACATGCTGAACGGCCACGGGATCTGCCATGGCGGGCTGATCTTCACGCTCGCCGACACCGCGTTCGCCGTCGCGTGCAACTCGTACAACCGCAGCACCGTCGCGCAGGGCGCGGACATCGCGTTCCTCGCGCCGGCACACGAGGGCGACCAGTTGCTCGCCGTCGCCGAGGAACGGCACCGGGGCGAGCGCAGCGGCGTCTACGACGTCACCGTCTACCGCGACGGCGCGGCCATCGCGGAGTTCCGCGGCCGGTCCCGCGAGATCCCCGGCACCCTGGTGCCCGGCGAGGAGGACACATGAGCGAGGCGTTCCTGGTCGACGGCGTGCGGACGCCCATCGGGCGGTACGGCGGGGCGCTGGCGTCCGTGCGCCCCGACGACCTCGCGGCGCACGTGCTGCGCGAGCTGCTGGCCCGGCACCCCGGGGTGCCGGCCGACGCCGTCGACGAGGTCGTGCTGGGCTGCGCCAACCAGGCCGGCGAGGACAACCGCGACGTCGCCCGCATGGCCGTGCTGCTGGCCGGCTACCCGACGTCGGTGCCGGGCGTCACGGTGAACCGGCTGTGCGGCTCCGGACTCGACGCGCTGGCGTACGCCGCCCGGGCCGTGCGCACCGGTGAGGCCGACGTCGTCGTGGCCGGCGGGGTCGAGTCGATGTCGCGGGCGCCGTTCGTGCTGCCGAAGGCGCAGGCCGCGTTCGACCGCGCCAACGCGCAGGTCTACGACTCCACCATCGGCTGGCGGTTCGTCAACGCGGCGCTGGAGGCGGCGTACGGCACCGACTCCATGCCGCAGACGGCCGAGAACGTCGCCGCCGAGCACGGCGTCACCCGGGCCGACCAGGACGCGTTCGCGCTGCGCAGCCAGCAGCGGGCCGCCGTGCGGCGCAAGGAGCTGGCGGCGGAGATCGTGCCGGTCGACGTGCCCGCGGCCCGGCGCGGCGCCGACCCGGTGACCGTCGACACCGACGAGCACCCGCGCGAGACCTCGCTGGAGGCGCTGGCCCGGCTGCGGCCGGTCGTGCGGCCCGACGGCACCGTCACCGCCGGCAACGCGTCGGGCGTCAACGACGGCGCCGCCGCCCTGCTGGTCATGAGCGCGGCCGCGGTCGAGCGTCACGGCGTCGAGCCGCTGGCCCGCGTCACCGGCGCGGCGACGGCCGGGGTCGAGCCGCGGGTCATGGGGCTCGGCCCGGTCCCGGCCACGCGCAAGCTGCTCACCCGGGCCGGGGTCGCGCTCGCCGACGTCGGCAACGTCGAGCTGAACGAGGCGTTCGCCGCGCAGGCGCTGGCCTGCCTGCGTCAGCTCGGCCTGCCCGACGACGCCGAGCACGTGAACCCGAACGGCGGCGCCATCGCGCTCGGCCACCCGCTCGGCATGAGCGGCGCCCGCCTCGCGCTGTCCGCGGCGCTGGAGCTGAGGCGGCGCGAGTCGCGGCACGCGCTGGCGACGATGTGCATCGGCGTGGGCCAGGGGATCGCGGTGCTGCTGGAGCGGCCCTGAGTCAGGCCTCTTCGGGGCCTTTGCCATGAGCACCTCTACGCATCGATGCGTAGAGGTGCTCATGGCACGGGCTCAGCCCCAGACCAGGGCGTTGCCGGGGTCCTCGAGCAGGGCGGCGAGGTCGGCCAGGAACCGCGAGCCCTGCTCGCCGTCGACCAGACGGTGGTCGAACGAGAGCGCGAGCGTGGTGACCCAGCGCGGCTTCACCGAGCCCTTGTGCACCCACGGCTGCTTGCGCACCGCTCCGAACGCGACGATGGCCGCCTCGCCGGGCGGCAGGATCGGCGTGCCGGTGTCGACGCCGAACACGCCGACGTTGGTGATGGAGATGGTGCCGCCGAGCATGTCGGCCGGCGGCGTCTTCCCCTCGCGCGCTGTGGCGGCCAGCTGGTTGATCGCCACCGCCAGCTCACGAAGCGGCAGGCGGTCGGCGTCCTTGACGTTCGGCACGACCAGCCCGCGCGGGGTGGCCGCGGCGATGCCGAGGTTCACGTAGCGCTGCACCACGATCTCGCCGGCGGTGTCGTCCCAGCGGGCGTTGACGTCAGGGGTGCGGCGGGCCGCGATGCAGACCGCCTTCGCCAGCACCGCCAGCGGCGACAGCTTGACGTCGCGGAACTCGCGGGCGTCGCGCAGCCGCTCGACCAGCTTCATGGTGCGGGTGACGTCGACGGTGACGAACTCGGTGACGTGCGGCGCGGTGAACGCCGACGTGGTGACCGCCTGCGCCGTGGCCTTGCGGACCGAGCGGATGGCGACCCGCTCCTGCCGCGGCAGGCCGTCCCAGCCGGTGCCGGTGGGCGCGACGGCCGGGGTGGCGGCCGGCGCGGGCGCGGCGGCCGCGGCCTGGACGTCATCGCGGGTGATGGTGCCGTTGGGGCCGGTCGGGACGACGGCGGCGAGGTCGACGCCGAGGTCCTTGGCCAGCTTGCGCACGGGCGGCTTGGCCAGCACGGACACCCGGCCGCCGGTGGGCTCGGGCGCGGCCGGCGCGGCCGGCGCGGCCGGCGCGGCCGGCGCGGCCGGCGCGGGCGCGGGCGGCTCGGGCGCGGGCGGCTCAGCGAGGGCGCCCGCCGGCGCCTTGCGCTGCCGCCGCGCCGCCGTCGTGGACCGCGGGCCGTACCCGACCAGCACCGCCTGCCGCTCCTCCGCGGGCTCGGCCGGCTCGGTCTCTGGCGCCGGGGCGGGCAGCATGTCCTCGGCCGCACCGGGGGCCGCGGCCGCCGGGGCCGGGCCCGAGCCCGTCCGGACCGCGATGATCGGGGTGCCGACGTCGACCGTCTGGCCTTCGTCGACCAGCAGGGTCTCGACCACGCCGGCGAACGGGCAGGGCAACTCGACCAGCGACTTGGCGGTCTCGATCTCGACGATGACGTCGTTGACCTTCACGTCGTCGCCCGGCTTGACCTTCCAGGACACGATCTCCGCCTCGGTCAGCCCTTCGCCGACGTCGGGGAGGTTGAACTGCGACACGCTCATGCAGACCCTCCTCAGTAGGCGAACGTGCG
Protein-coding sequences here:
- a CDS encoding carbohydrate ABC transporter permease, producing the protein MSAVIPTPAVQEELAGLEPATISGRARKRLTSRWASLAALVIAVLWTIPTFGLLLSSLRPEQSLKTTGWWTWFTNPELTLANYDEVLYGQTALSTYFINSIVITIPSVVIPVTLACLAAYAFAWMKFPYRDTVFVAVFALQIVPLQIALIPLLRLYVDSGLHGGGSFWPLWISHTIFALPLAIFLLHNFFKEVPAELVEAARVDGAGHVTIFLRIMLPLVTPAIAAFGIFQFLWVWNDLLVAVTMVGGTRDVAPLTARIAELAGSQGTEWHLLTAGAFISMIIPVIVFLSLQRYFVRGLLAGSVKG
- a CDS encoding carbohydrate ABC transporter permease, producing the protein MALAIALFVALMGLILLVTGRVRRRADLWQSLAFVLPALLLLAVGLVYPAIRTTYQSFFDRTSDAFVGLDNYEFVFTNDAMLTVLRNTAIWVFLTPILSTFIGLVYAVLVDRSRVEAAAKAVIFLPMAISLVGASIIWKFVYEYRPDQQGIEQIGLLNQVLVWLGAEPRQFLIGEPWNTLFLIVIMVWVQAGFAMTVLAAAIKAIPADITEAAQLDGLTGVRMFRYITVPSIRPALVVVLTTIAIGTLKVFDIVRTMTGGQFGTSVISYEFYTQGFRTLNTGIASALAVVLFVLVVPIVVYNVRQMRKAEYR
- a CDS encoding ABC transporter substrate-binding protein; amino-acid sequence: MAMSSARKGWAAVGLAASVSLVLAACGGDDGDDDTAGGGGETGGGGDCAFAEDFTGLEGTSVTVYSTIVAPEDAPLEASFDAFEECTGMTVVYEGSDEFEAQLPVRVQGGSPPDLAIIPQPGLMATLVRDYDAIIPVPDEARANVEASFDPAWVDYGTVDGTYYGTPFGANVKSFVWYSPSAFEEAGYEIPETWDDLIALSDQIVADGGMPWCAGFGSGDATGWPGTDWVEEVMLRTAGIDAYRQWYNHEIPFNDPQVAEAFDTVAEILKNDQYVNGGLGDVSSIATTRFEDGGLPILQGNCWMHRQASFYQANWGEGVEVAEDGDVYAFYLPGINPEHGNPVLGGGEFVAAFTERPEVQAFQTYLSTDHWHAERAAKGNFVSANRTVPIDAYDSPVNQLSAEIIQDPEAVFGFDASDLMPAEVGTVAFWTGMVNWITGAETQETVDAIEDAWP
- the paaN gene encoding phenylacetic acid degradation protein PaaN → MALGSLIDRHRDLLGRAEAAIGERTFFSAYPESPSPRVYGETAAAEGQAAHEAHLGADFPLRTPGADGTVATETSPFGPELGVRYPRVPATDDAVSTLLGAAQAAIPAWRDAGADGRAAVCLEVLSRLHGRIFELAQAVMHTSGQAFVMAFQAGGAHALDRALEAVAYAHAEQARIPGEVLWEKPAKGEPLRMTKTFHVVPRGVALVIGCNTFPTWNSWPGLFASLATGNAVVVKPHPSAVLPLAITVRTIREVLEEYGFDPDLVTLAAEDPADRLAAVLAVRPEVRVIDFTGSTAFGEWLEQHARQAVVFTEKAGLNTVVVDSTDDLQGLVNNLAFSLSLYTGQMCTAPQNVFVPRDGVLTDQGRVTFDGFGQALAGAIDKLLGDDARAVEILGAVVNDGVRDRVDATAGDTDVVLAARTIQHPAWPEATVRTPAVVAVDIADQDRYSAECFGPVSFLIAADSTAQALDRFASSVREHGGMTASVYSTDPAVLDAAEQAAVEAAVPLSINLTGGVFVNQSAAFSDFHGTGANPAANATLTDAAFVASRFRVVAARRHA
- the paaI gene encoding hydroxyphenylacetyl-CoA thioesterase PaaI — protein: MDAIARSVPVGVIGAGTMGAGIAQVAAAAGHEVRVYDAARGAAEAAVDAVFQRLARAVDKGRLLAEEAEDAASRLHAVTTLDDLAGCGLVIEAVVEDLEVKRALFTGLEAVCGPDAVLTTNTSSLSVDAIAAELAHPGRFAGLHFFNPAPLLPLVEVVSGAHTDAAVADVLVATARAWGKTPVRAASTPGFIVNRVARPFYGEAFRLLESGRVDAATVDALLRESGGFRMGPFELADLIGHDVNLAVSRSVWEAFGRDPRFTPSVLQERLVADGRLGRKSGGGIYPADEPPPAPPTADPVTAAPDTWAGAGELDPSAPGWSVGNGDVELRPADGRTAAQHTGGGPRTVVLVDLALDRSPARVGVAAPEHAPKEHVEAAVGFLQSRGFAVTLLPDLPGLVVARTVATLAAAAADAVDSGVATADDVDTAMRLGTNYPRGPYEWGTALGWDWVTGVLDALAATADDPGRYRVSARLRDRASARDHRRHDLARRAAEAMLAGDAASRELGMTLDDIEPGAARVSMRVRADMLNGHGICHGGLIFTLADTAFAVACNSYNRSTVAQGADIAFLAPAHEGDQLLAVAEERHRGERSGVYDVTVYRDGAAIAEFRGRSREIPGTLVPGEEDT
- the pcaF gene encoding 3-oxoadipyl-CoA thiolase; protein product: MSEAFLVDGVRTPIGRYGGALASVRPDDLAAHVLRELLARHPGVPADAVDEVVLGCANQAGEDNRDVARMAVLLAGYPTSVPGVTVNRLCGSGLDALAYAARAVRTGEADVVVAGGVESMSRAPFVLPKAQAAFDRANAQVYDSTIGWRFVNAALEAAYGTDSMPQTAENVAAEHGVTRADQDAFALRSQQRAAVRRKELAAEIVPVDVPAARRGADPVTVDTDEHPRETSLEALARLRPVVRPDGTVTAGNASGVNDGAAALLVMSAAAVERHGVEPLARVTGAATAGVEPRVMGLGPVPATRKLLTRAGVALADVGNVELNEAFAAQALACLRQLGLPDDAEHVNPNGGAIALGHPLGMSGARLALSAALELRRRESRHALATMCIGVGQGIAVLLERP
- a CDS encoding dihydrolipoamide acetyltransferase family protein is translated as MSVSQFNLPDVGEGLTEAEIVSWKVKPGDDVKVNDVIVEIETAKSLVELPCPFAGVVETLLVDEGQTVDVGTPIIAVRTGSGPAPAAAAPGAAEDMLPAPAPETEPAEPAEERQAVLVGYGPRSTTAARRQRKAPAGALAEPPAPEPPAPAPAAPAAPAAPAAPAAPEPTGGRVSVLAKPPVRKLAKDLGVDLAAVVPTGPNGTITRDDVQAAAAAPAPAATPAVAPTGTGWDGLPRQERVAIRSVRKATAQAVTTSAFTAPHVTEFVTVDVTRTMKLVERLRDAREFRDVKLSPLAVLAKAVCIAARRTPDVNARWDDTAGEIVVQRYVNLGIAAATPRGLVVPNVKDADRLPLRELAVAINQLAATAREGKTPPADMLGGTISITNVGVFGVDTGTPILPPGEAAIVAFGAVRKQPWVHKGSVKPRWVTTLALSFDHRLVDGEQGSRFLADLAALLEDPGNALVWG